The proteins below come from a single Branchiostoma floridae strain S238N-H82 chromosome 5, Bfl_VNyyK, whole genome shotgun sequence genomic window:
- the LOC118415685 gene encoding protein transport protein Sec61 subunit alpha, with the protein MAIKFLEVLKPFCAVLPEIQKPERKIQFREKVLWTAITLFIFLVCCQIPLFGIMSSDSADPFYWIRVILASNRGTLMELGISPIVTSGLIMQLLAGAKIIEVGDTPKDRALFNGAQKLFGMIITVGQAIVYVMTGMYGDPAEIGAGVCLLIIIQLFVAGLIVLLLDELLQKGYGLGSGISLFIATNICETIVWKAFSPATVNTGRGTEFEGAIIALFHLLATRQDKVRGLREAFYRQNLPNLMNLLATILVFGIVIYFQGFRVDLPIKSARYRGQYSSYPIKLFYTSNIPIILQSALVSNLYVISQMMSIRFSGNFFVNLLGTWQEAGGGGPARSYPIGGLCYYLSPPETLGHIVEDPIHAVLYIIFMLGSCAFFSKTWIEVSGSSAKDVAKQLKEQQMVMRGHREKSMIHELNRYIPTAAAFGGLCIGALSVLADFLGAIGSGTGILLAVTIIYQYFEIFVKEQSEMGGMSTLLF; encoded by the exons ATGGCAA TTAAATTCCTGGAAGTGTTGAAACCTTTCTGTGCAGTCTTGCCAGAAATTCAGAAGCCAGAACGGAAG ATCCAGTTTAGAGAAAAGGTACTATGGACTGCCATCACCCTGTTCATCTTCCTGGTTTGTTGCCAA ATTCCACTGTTTGGCATCATGTCATCAGACTCTGCAGATCCCTTCTACTGGATAAGAGTCATCCTGGCTTCCAACAGAG GAACTCTGATGGAGCTGGGTATCTCGCCCATCGTGACGTCAGGTCTGATCATGCAGCTGCTCGCTGGTGCTAAGATCATCGAGGTCGGTGACACCCCCAAGGACAGAGCACTCTTCAACGGAGCACAGAAAT TGTTCGGTATGATCATCACTGTCGGCCAGGCCATTGTGTACGTCATGACTGGTATGTACGGAGACCCTGCTGAGATCGGTGCTGGCGTGTGTCtactcatcatcatccag CTGTTTGTGGCCGGTTTGATTGTGTTGTTACTGGATGAGCTGCTGCAGAAGGGGTATGGACTGGGCTCTGGCATCTCTCTCTTCATTGCCACCAACATTTGTGAAACCATCGTCTGGAAGGCCTTCAGCCCAGCCACAGTCAACACTGGCAGAG GTACTGAGTTTGAGGGAGCCATCATTGCCCTGTTCCACCTGTTGGccacaagacaagacaaggtTCGTGGGCTGCGCGAGGCCTTCTACCGTCAGAACCTGCCCAACCTCATGAACCTGCTGGCTACAATCCTGGTGTTCGGCATTGTCATATACTTCCAG GGCTTCCGCGTGGACCTACCGATCAAGTCCGCCCGCTACCGTGGCCAGTACAGCAGCTATCCCATCAAGCTGTTCTACACGTCCAACATTCCCATCATCCTCCAGTCCGCCCTGGTGTCCAACCTGTACGTCATCTCCCAGATGATGTCCATCAGGTTCAGTGGGAACTTCTTTGTCAACCTGCTGGGGACCTGGCAG GAAGCTGGAGGTGGTGGCCCTGCCCGCTCCTACCCTATAGGTGGCCTGTGTTATTACCTTTCCCCGCCTGAGACCCTGGGACACATCGTCGAGGACCCCATCCACGCTGTTCTCTACATCATCTTCATGCTCGGATCCTGCGCCTTCTTCTCCAAGACATGGATTGAAGTCTCCGGCTCATCAGCCAAGGAT GTTGCCAAGCAGCTGAAGGAACAGCAGATGGTGATGCGTGGTCACAGGGAGAAGTCCATGATTCACGAGCTCAACAG GTACATCCCTACAGCGGCTGCCTTCGGAGGCCTTTGTATCGGTGCTCTGTCTGTGCTGGCTGACTTCCTGGGCGCGATTGGCTCCGGTACCGGTATCCTCCTGGCTGTGACCATCATCTACCAGTACTTCGAAATCTTCGTCAAAGAACAAAGCGAGATGGGCGGCATGAGCACTCTACTCTTCTAA
- the LOC118415686 gene encoding uncharacterized protein LOC118415686, with protein MAFTLVLCVVFFIHVCSAQPELQLPSTPCNASLLEWGHAECAIDPDCIYRLTPPRIELENTPANYKLLQADRELKRLQRLISQLKVTLIQSGVLDFQLFPLIRSTEINMKVARKSMSDAIGGNRKLEYTSEHAAKTVEETAEIEFQEMQGMVEDLLIWCNVCPKDENKDRVDDELGTLIYAEPSQWVESVLDSLL; from the exons ATGGCCTTTACCTTGGTGCTGTGTGTAGTTTTCTTCATCCACGTGTGTTCGGCACAGCCTGAACTTCAACTCCCTTCTACACCGTGCAACGCCAGCCTTCTAGAGTGGGGTCATGCTGAATGTGCCATAGACCCAGACTGTATCTACAGACTAACACCGCCAAGGATTGAGCTGGAGAACACCCCTGCAAACTACAAGTTGCTACAGGCCGACCGGGAACTGAAGAGGCTCCAGAGGCTGATCAGTCAGCTGAAGGTGACCTTGATTCAGTCAGGTGTGCTGGATTTTCAGCTGTTCCCGCTTATCCGAAGCACTGAGATCAACATGAAGGTCGCCAGGAAGTCAATGTCCGATGCTATTGGGGGTAACAG GAAGCTAGAGTACACGTCAGAGCATGCAGCGAAGACCGTAGAGGAGACAGCAGAGATCGAGTTCCAGGAGATGCAGGGGATGGTGGAGGACCTGCTCATCTGGTGTAACGTCTGTCCCAAGGACGAGAACAAGGACAGGGTGGACGACGAACTCGGCACGCTCATCTACGCCGAACCCTCACAATGGGTCGAGAGCGTGCTGGACTCTCTCTTGTAG
- the LOC118416754 gene encoding uncharacterized protein LOC118416754: protein MIHTHESSAAYKYTSAVWHNPTSTRTVVQWSEKKSKMDVESSLKELTLDDNQPVSLEDSGFYSIHVQQLQQPGTSSSSDDQSQAQSLASLNNSGIDPKEDSQTDIGSSIENMRVKNTRDHYESNGACPEQKPVPDTQMPGWHARNYQDLVAYHAQLDRISHLISEAKNDITRHLQDTTGNVDLSQALKNSDKIFNEAVALKRIGEYIMYKFQLKSSDQRQETTTFATPATKMQTEVVTSKASYPTHHPQNGKEHTLADPLKQDLLYVALPTETQRNIDIRIPPVDDVQQHTTDTPGVLKKTSSGLDDGDVEMPPVAHDGLDTQEVLESMYTTGSNVDMYEDESSPESIAEEKAPENNGNPPHKHSFIQSREPSFLDGMSHHPLQNRAAVSPLGRIPHSLWDIRHTRYDKGTSFKFAEELFSFSRSVGIIVNNGHRWGTCARYGQRHVMTCQHVASPDYANLDESSDAYVEFNYYNEWPPQSSVRLPIKCIDYNCQSRSLDFCLLCLNIQDSRIQEVQSITPLGPYVRQGSLPVEVERVTLIGHPQGVRKSFDYNCPVLDWHQSAQYTGQISNDEENSSMFDANRINYRSTFWSGSSGSPVVAIFDDNVDNLQIVAMHTQGYPTGQPCEVEQGVKMSAIQDEVKSNRPDLYYELFT from the exons ATGATTCACACTCACGAGTCCAGTGCAGCGTACAAGTACACGTCAGCAGTGTGGCATAATCCAACTTCTACTAGAACAGTGGTCCAGTGGTCTGAGAAAAA GAGCAAGATGGACGTGGAGAGCAGCCTTAAGGAACTAACACTTGATGACAACCAACCTGTGAGCCTGGAGGATTCTGGTTTTTactccatacatgtacaacagctCCAACAGCCAGGCACCAGCTCATCAAGTGATGACCAGTCACAAGCTCAAAGTCTGGCATCCTTGAACAATTCTGGGATCGACCCCAAGGAAGACAGCCAGACTGACATTGGCTCTTCAATTGAAAATATGAGGGTAAAAAACACCAGAGATCATTATGAGAGCAATGGAGCATGCCCGGAACAGAAACCAGTGCCTGATACACAGATGCCTGGATGGCATGCTCGAAATTATCAAGATCTTGTAGCTTACCATGCACAGCTAGACAGGATCTCACATTTGATTTCTGAAGCCAAAAATGACATTACAAGGCACCTTCAAGACACTACTGGTAATGTGGATCTTTCTCAGGCATTAAAAAACAGCGACAAGATATTCAATGAGGCAGTTGCTCTTAAGAGAATTGGGgagtacataatgtacaagtTTCAGCTCAAGAGTTCAGATCAACGACAAGAAACCACAACATTCGCAACTCCTGCGACAAAGATGCAGACTGAAGTTGTGACATCAAAGGCATCTTACCCAACACATCATCCACAAAATGGAAAAGAGCATACTCTTGCTGACCCATTGAAACAAGATCTGCTGTATGTAGCTCTGCCCACTGAGACCCAAAGAAACATTGACATCAGGATACCTCCAGTGGATGATGTTCAACAG CATACAACAGACACACCTGGAGTGTTGAAGAAGACAAGTTCTGGTCTTGATGACGGTGATGTCGAGATGCCACCTGTGGCTCAC GATGGACTGGACACTCAAGAAGTATTGGAGTCCATGTACACAACAGGCTCTAATGTAGACATGTATGAAGACGAATCATCTCCTGAATCAATAGCTGAAGAAAAAGCACCAG AGAACAATGGGAACCCACCACACAAGCACAGTTTCATCCAGTCAAGAGAACCAAGCTTTCTGGATGGCATGTCACATCACCCTCTGCAAAACAGAGCTGCTGTCTCACCTTTGGGGAGAATACCTCACAGTCTGTG GGACATTAGACATACAAGATATGACAAGGGGACTTCTTTCAAGTTTGCTGAAGAACTGTTCTCATTTTCAAGATCAGTAGGCATCATTGTAAATAATGGTCACCGTTGGGGAACATGTGCACGATACGGACAAAGACACGTCATGACCTGTCAGCATGTAGCAAGTCCAGATTATGCAAACCTAGATGAATCTTCTGATGCCTATGTAGAGTTTAATTATTACAATGAGTGGCCCCCTCAGTCATCAGTAAGATTACCAATCAAGTGCATTGACTACAACTGTCAAAGCAGAAGTCTAGACTTTTGCCTTCTTTGCTTAAACATCCAAGACAGCAGGATTCAAGAAGTCCAGAGTATTACACCATTGGGCCCTTATGTTCGACAAGGTAGTCTTCCAGTAGAAGTAGAAAGGGTCACCTTGATAGGGCATCCACAGGGTGTCCGAAAGAGTTTCGACTACAACTGTCCTGTACTTGATTGGCATCAATCTGCTCAGTATACAGGCCAAATTTCTAATGATGAAGAAAATTCTTCAATGTTCGATGCAAACAGAATCAATTACCGTTCTACTTTTTGGAGTGGAAGTTCAGGGTCTCCTGTTGTAGCAATATTTGATGACAATGTAGACAATTTACAGATTGTTGCCATGCACACACAAGGTTATCCTACTGGACAACCATGCGAGGTAGAACAGGGTGTCAAGATGTCAGCAATACAAGATGAGGTAAAAAGTAATCGCCCAGATCTGTATTATGAATTGTTCACTtaa
- the LOC118415874 gene encoding ruvB-like 1, which yields MKIEEVKSTTKTQRIASHSHVKGLGLDENGFALQAAAGMVGQELAREASGVVVEMIRSKKMSGRAVLLAGPPGTGKTALALAIAQELGSKVPFCPMVGSEVYSSEIKKTEVLMENFRRAIGLRIKETKEVYEGEVTELTPCETENPMGGYGKTVSHVIIGLKTAKGTKQLKLDPSIYETLQKEKVEVGDVIYIEANSGAVKRQGRSDTYATEFDLEAEEYVPLPKGDVHKKKEVIQDVTLHDLDIANARPQGGQDIMSMMSQLTKPKKTEITDKLRKEINKVVNKYIDQGIAELVPGVLFIDEVHMLDIECFTYLHRALESTIAPIVIFATNRGKCTIKGTEDIVSPHGIPLDLLDRVMIIRTLPYSPEEMVQILQVRAQVENIQCQPDALKMLGEQGVNATLRYAVQLLTPASLMAKINGRDEINKEDVEEISQLFFDAKTSAKVLQEQEDKYMK from the exons ATGAAGATAGAAGAAGTGAAAAGCACGACCAAGACGCAGCGGATCGCCTCCCACAGCCATGTGAAGGGCCTGGGGCTGGATGAGAACGGGTTCGCGCTGCAAGCGGCGGCGGGAATGGTCGGGCAGGAGCTGGCCAGAGAG GCAAGTGGTGTTGTGGTGGAAATGATCAGGTCCAAGAAGATGTCAGGAAGAGCAGTGCTGCTGGCTGGACCACCAGGGACTGGGAAG ACTGCCCTTGCCCTTGCCATAGCCCAGGAGCTGGGTAGTAAGGTTCCCTTCTGTCCCATGGTGGGGAGTGAGGTCTACTCATCAGAGATCAAGAAGACAGAAGTACTCATGGAGAACTTCAGACGAGCCATTG GTCTGAGAATCAAGGAGACGAAGGAAGTGTACGAAGGAGAAGTGACGGAGCTGACACCCTGCGAGACTGAAAACCCCATGGGAG GATATGGCAAGACAGTGAGTCATGTGATCATAGGACTGAAGACTGCAAAGGGCACAAAGCAGTTGAAG TTGGACCCATCCATCTATGAGACTCTGCAGAAGGAGAAGGTAGAAGTTGGTGATGTCATCTACATCGAAGCCAACAGTGGTGCGGTCAAG AGACAAGGTCGATCAGACACGTACGCAACTGAGTTTGATCTCGAG GCAGAAGAATATGTGCCCCTACCCAAGGGTGATGTACACAAGAAGAAGGAGGTTATCCAAGATGTGACCTTACATGACCTGGATATAGCCAATGCCAGGCCTCAG gGAGGCCAGGATATCATGTCCATGATGAGTCAACTCACTAAGCCCAAAAAGACAGAAATTACAG ACAAGTTGAGAAAAGAGATCAACAAGGTCGTGAACAAGTACATCGACCAGGGGATTGCCGAGCTTGTTCCCGGGGTACTGTTCATCGACGAGGTGCACATGTTGGACATCGAGTGTTTCACGTACCTGCACAGAGCGCTGGAGTCCACTATCGCGCCCATTGTCATCTTCGCAACCAACCGGGGGAAGTGTACCATAAA GGGTACTGAGGACATTGTGTCCCCCCATGGTATTCCCCTGGACCTGCTGGACAGGGTGATGATCATCAGGACGCTGCCTTACTCACCTGAGGAGATGGTGCAG ATCCTTCAGGTCCGTGCCCAGGTAGAGAACATCCAGTGCCAGCCTGATGCCCTGAAGATGCTGGGAGAACAGGGGGTGAACGCTACCCTCAG ATATGCTGTCCAGTTGTTGACACCAGCCAGCCTCATGGCCAAGATCAACGGCAGGGATGAGATCAACAAGGAGGATGTTGAGGAGATAAGTCAGCTGTTCTTTGATGCCAAGACGTCTGCTAAGGTCCTCCAAGAACAGGAGGATAAGTATATGAAGTAG